The Pseudomonas sp. TH06 genome has a window encoding:
- a CDS encoding NADH:ubiquinone oxidoreductase encodes MRLIGWSLLLLLVSSEVLAQACVVHSQSERLDVKVCQQNRNIPEKLFNDGFCQPTLAGQKVDVQYVDQCPSGAFGVCSNAEVANMPYRQDIHYYGIATDAAYLKPYCEGQSQGAWLKP; translated from the coding sequence ATGCGTTTAATCGGATGGTCGTTGCTGTTGCTGCTGGTGTCGAGCGAAGTCTTGGCCCAGGCCTGCGTGGTGCACAGCCAGAGCGAACGGCTCGACGTCAAAGTCTGCCAGCAGAACCGCAACATCCCGGAAAAACTGTTTAACGACGGCTTCTGTCAGCCAACGCTGGCTGGGCAAAAAGTCGACGTGCAGTACGTCGATCAATGCCCGAGCGGGGCATTCGGCGTGTGCAGCAACGCCGAAGTCGCCAATATGCCCTATCGCCAGGATATCCACTATTACGGCATCGCCACCGATGCAGCCTATTTGAAGCCGTATTGCGAAGGTCAAAGCCAGGGCGCGTGGCTCAAGCCTTGA
- a CDS encoding CobW family GTP-binding protein produces the protein MLQNIPTHVIAGPLGAGKTSLIRQLMAQRPTDERWAVLINEFGQIGLDAALLTRDGDGIALGEVAGGCLCCVNGAPFQIGLGRLLRKARPHRLFIEPSGLGHPAQLLKQLSEAPWLGVLAVQPCVLVLDAQALQAGKPLPAAQQQAFASAGLLLLNKAEHLDEAARQAISSQLPPVRQIWTQQAQLSVSELPGLAIQAVAAVDNLVMPNGTAQLPTIWNDPTQPICLSQAQEGGWSIGWRWHPGQTFDRQRLHDWLNGLIWNRAKMVIHSSDGWISANALDNAALVWQTSEWRKDSRIELIFADPQNIAELQAGLAQCRIQAS, from the coding sequence ATGTTGCAGAACATTCCTACCCATGTCATCGCAGGCCCGCTAGGCGCCGGCAAGACCAGCCTGATTCGCCAACTGATGGCGCAACGGCCGACGGATGAACGCTGGGCGGTGTTGATCAACGAGTTCGGCCAGATCGGCCTCGATGCCGCGCTGCTGACCCGCGACGGCGATGGTATCGCACTGGGCGAAGTGGCTGGGGGCTGTTTATGTTGCGTGAATGGTGCGCCGTTTCAGATCGGTCTTGGACGTTTGCTGCGCAAGGCCAGGCCGCATCGGCTGTTTATAGAACCGTCCGGTTTGGGCCATCCTGCGCAATTGCTCAAGCAACTAAGCGAGGCGCCATGGCTCGGCGTCCTCGCGGTTCAGCCGTGTGTGTTGGTGCTGGATGCCCAGGCACTCCAGGCGGGTAAACCATTGCCGGCAGCGCAACAGCAGGCATTTGCCAGCGCCGGTTTGCTGTTGCTGAACAAGGCTGAACATCTCGATGAAGCGGCCCGACAGGCAATATCCAGTCAGTTGCCGCCCGTCAGGCAGATCTGGACGCAGCAGGCGCAGCTATCAGTGAGCGAATTGCCGGGGTTGGCAATTCAAGCGGTGGCGGCTGTGGATAACCTGGTCATGCCCAACGGCACGGCGCAACTGCCGACCATCTGGAACGATCCGACGCAGCCGATTTGTCTGAGTCAGGCGCAAGAGGGCGGCTGGAGCATCGGTTGGCGCTGGCATCCGGGCCAGACCTTCGACCGACAACGCCTCCACGACTGGCTCAACGGCCTGATCTGGAACAGAGCAAAAATGGTTATCCACAGCAGCGATGGCTGGATCTCGGCCAATGCTCTGGATAATGCAGCGCTGGTTTGGCAAACCAGTGAATGGCGCAAGGACTCGCGGATCGAACTGATCTTCGCCGATCCACAGAATATCGCTGAATTACAGGCCGGATTGGCGCAGTGCCGGATTCAGGCGAGCTGA
- a CDS encoding DUF3301 domain-containing protein → MLTLENIFVLMLFAAAGAWLWHNHGLRERALERVKQHCLNVRVELLDGNVALKKIGFIKDANGRRRLARVYNFEFTVTGETRHNGTITQFGAHSAQIELAPYPAPFDDTPPVVEVHKPRAEVIELSQWRQEHTKWKP, encoded by the coding sequence ATGCTGACCCTCGAAAACATCTTCGTGCTGATGCTGTTCGCCGCTGCCGGCGCCTGGTTGTGGCACAACCATGGCTTGCGCGAGCGGGCGCTGGAGCGGGTCAAGCAGCACTGCCTGAACGTGCGTGTCGAGTTGCTCGACGGCAACGTTGCACTGAAGAAAATCGGTTTCATCAAGGACGCTAACGGGCGTCGACGCCTGGCGCGGGTGTACAACTTCGAGTTCACCGTGACCGGCGAGACTCGTCATAACGGCACCATCACCCAGTTTGGCGCGCACAGTGCGCAGATCGAGCTGGCGCCCTACCCGGCGCCGTTCGACGATACGCCGCCGGTCGTCGAGGTGCACAAACCACGGGCCGAGGTGATCGAGCTGAGTCAGTGGCGGCAGGAACACACCAAGTGGAAGCCGTGA
- the pdxY gene encoding pyridoxal kinase PdxY: MKRTPHLLAIQSHVVFGHAGNSAAVFPMQRVGVNVWPLNTVQFSNHTQYGQWAGEVLPPQQIPELIDGIAAIGELGNCDAVLSGYLGSAAQGRAILSGVARIKAVNPKALYLCDPVMGHPEKGCSVPAEVSDFLLDEAAAVADFMCPNQLELDSFSGRKPQSLFDCLAMARALLARGPKAVLVKHLDYPGKPADGFEMLLVTAEGSWHLRRPLLAFPRQPVGVGDLTSGLFLARVLLGDSLVAAFEFTAAAVHEVLLETQACASYELQLVRAQDRIAHPRVKFEATAISL, from the coding sequence ATGAAACGTACGCCTCATCTGCTCGCAATCCAGTCCCACGTGGTGTTCGGCCACGCCGGCAACAGCGCCGCGGTTTTTCCGATGCAGCGTGTCGGGGTGAATGTCTGGCCACTCAACACCGTGCAGTTTTCCAACCACACGCAGTACGGCCAATGGGCGGGCGAAGTGCTGCCGCCGCAGCAGATTCCCGAATTGATCGACGGTATCGCCGCCATCGGCGAGCTGGGCAACTGCGACGCGGTACTGTCCGGCTATCTCGGCAGCGCGGCGCAGGGCCGGGCGATTCTCAGTGGCGTGGCGCGCATCAAAGCGGTCAATCCAAAGGCTTTGTATCTCTGCGATCCAGTAATGGGCCATCCGGAGAAGGGTTGCAGTGTGCCGGCCGAAGTCAGCGACTTTCTGCTGGACGAAGCGGCCGCCGTGGCGGACTTCATGTGCCCGAATCAGCTGGAGCTGGATAGCTTCTCCGGACGCAAGCCGCAGTCGTTGTTCGATTGCCTGGCAATGGCGCGGGCGCTGCTGGCGCGTGGACCGAAAGCCGTACTGGTCAAGCATCTGGATTACCCGGGCAAACCGGCGGATGGTTTCGAGATGCTGCTGGTGACCGCCGAGGGCAGTTGGCATCTGCGTCGCCCGCTGCTGGCATTTCCGCGTCAGCCGGTGGGCGTGGGCGATCTGACGTCCGGCCTGTTTCTGGCGCGGGTGTTACTGGGCGACAGCTTGGTCGCCGCATTCGAATTCACGGCGGCAGCGGTGCATGAAGTGTTGCTGGAGACTCAGGCATGCGCCAGTTATGAACTGCAACTGGTGCGGGCGCAGGATCGGATTGCGCATCCGCGGGTGAAATTCGAGGCGACCGCGATCAGTCTGTAA
- a CDS encoding acyl-CoA thioesterase, giving the protein MEPGNAQLSMTVLMTPDMANFSGNVHGGTLLKYLDEVAYACASRYAGRYVVTLSVDQVIFREPIHVGELVTFLASVNYTGNTSMEVGIKVVTENIRERSVRHTNSCFFTMVAVDDQRKPAAVPPLQPQNSEDKRRYMQAQQRRQIRQELEKRYQEIKGDA; this is encoded by the coding sequence ATGGAACCCGGAAACGCCCAGCTGTCGATGACGGTACTGATGACCCCCGACATGGCCAACTTCTCTGGCAATGTCCACGGCGGCACCCTGCTCAAATATCTCGACGAAGTGGCTTACGCCTGCGCGAGCCGTTATGCCGGACGCTACGTCGTGACGCTGTCGGTGGATCAGGTGATTTTCCGCGAGCCGATCCATGTCGGCGAACTGGTGACTTTCCTCGCGTCGGTCAACTACACCGGCAATACCTCGATGGAAGTCGGCATCAAAGTGGTGACCGAGAACATCCGCGAGCGCTCGGTGCGCCACACCAATAGCTGCTTCTTCACCATGGTCGCGGTGGATGACCAGCGCAAACCGGCTGCTGTGCCGCCGCTGCAGCCGCAGAACAGTGAAGACAAACGCCGCTACATGCAGGCTCAGCAGCGCCGGCAGATTCGCCAGGAGCTGGAAAAGCGTTATCAGGAGATCAAGGGCGACGCCTGA
- a CDS encoding cation:proton antiporter, which yields MHAISFIQDLAVIMLVAGVVTVLFHRFKQPVVLGYIVAGFIIGPHTPPFGLIHDEETIKTLAELGVIFLMFCLGLEFSLRKLFKVGATAFIAAFLEIVLMIWIGYEIGRWFDWNTMDSLFLGAILAISSTTIIVKALNDLKMKNERFAQLIFGVLIVEDILGIGIIALLSSIAVSGTVSSGEVFSTVGKLSLFMIVALVIGILLVPRLLAYVAKFESNEMLLITVLGLCFGFCLLVVKLEYSMVLGAFLIGAIMAESRQLLKIERLIEPVRDLFSAIFFVAIGLMLDPMILLQYAWPIAVITVAVVLGKMLSCGLGAFIAGNDGRTSLRVGMGLSQIGEFSFIIAALGMTLQVTSNFLYPVAVAVSVITTLLTPYLIRAADPLSIKLSAAMPQRLGRVFGMYGEWLRSIQPQGEGAMLASIIRKILLQVGVNLALVIAIFFSGAFFAERISAWLQDWIADPSWQKALIWGGALLLSLPFLIAAYRKLKALSMLLAEMGVKPEMAGRHTQRVRRVISEVIPILSLLVIFLLLAALSASILPTNKLLVLIAVVAAGVAALLWRWFIRVHTRMQVALLETLDNHKESSGH from the coding sequence ATGCATGCCATCAGTTTCATTCAGGATCTGGCAGTGATCATGTTGGTCGCAGGTGTGGTGACGGTCCTGTTCCACCGTTTCAAGCAGCCGGTGGTGCTTGGCTACATCGTCGCAGGGTTCATCATCGGCCCGCACACTCCGCCATTCGGCTTGATTCACGATGAGGAAACCATCAAGACCCTCGCCGAGCTGGGGGTGATCTTCCTGATGTTCTGTCTTGGGCTGGAGTTCAGCCTGCGCAAGCTGTTCAAGGTCGGTGCCACGGCGTTTATTGCGGCGTTCCTCGAAATCGTTCTGATGATCTGGATCGGTTACGAAATCGGCCGCTGGTTTGACTGGAACACCATGGATTCGCTGTTCCTCGGCGCGATTCTGGCGATCTCCTCGACCACCATCATCGTCAAGGCGCTCAATGATCTGAAGATGAAGAACGAGCGTTTCGCGCAGTTGATCTTCGGCGTACTGATCGTCGAAGACATCCTCGGCATAGGCATCATCGCCTTGCTGTCGAGCATCGCCGTCAGCGGTACGGTGAGCTCCGGCGAAGTGTTTTCCACTGTCGGCAAGTTGTCGTTGTTCATGATCGTCGCACTGGTCATCGGCATTCTGCTGGTGCCGCGTTTGCTGGCCTACGTCGCCAAATTCGAAAGCAACGAGATGCTGCTGATCACCGTGCTAGGCCTGTGTTTCGGCTTCTGTCTGCTGGTGGTCAAACTCGAATACAGCATGGTGCTGGGCGCGTTCCTGATCGGCGCGATCATGGCCGAGTCGCGGCAATTGCTGAAGATCGAGCGCTTGATAGAGCCGGTTCGTGACCTGTTCAGTGCGATCTTCTTTGTCGCCATCGGCCTGATGCTCGATCCGATGATTCTTCTGCAATACGCGTGGCCGATTGCGGTCATCACTGTAGCCGTGGTGCTGGGCAAGATGTTGTCCTGCGGGCTCGGTGCGTTTATCGCCGGCAATGACGGACGCACCTCACTGCGGGTGGGGATGGGGCTGTCACAGATTGGCGAATTTTCCTTCATCATCGCCGCGCTAGGCATGACCTTGCAGGTCACCAGCAACTTCCTCTATCCGGTGGCCGTGGCGGTGTCGGTGATCACCACGCTGCTGACGCCGTACCTGATTCGCGCGGCGGATCCGCTGTCGATCAAGCTGTCTGCCGCGATGCCGCAGCGTCTCGGGCGTGTGTTCGGGATGTATGGCGAATGGCTGCGCAGCATTCAGCCGCAGGGCGAGGGCGCGATGCTGGCGTCGATTATCCGCAAGATTTTGCTGCAAGTCGGGGTCAACCTGGCGCTGGTGATCGCGATCTTCTTCAGCGGTGCGTTCTTTGCCGAACGCATCTCGGCGTGGCTGCAGGACTGGATCGCGGATCCGAGCTGGCAGAAGGCATTGATCTGGGGCGGGGCATTGTTGCTGTCGTTGCCGTTCCTGATCGCCGCCTATCGCAAGCTCAAGGCGCTGTCGATGCTGCTGGCGGAGATGGGCGTGAAGCCGGAGATGGCCGGGCGTCACACGCAGCGAGTGCGCCGGGTGATCTCCGAAGTGATCCCGATTCTCTCGCTGCTGGTGATTTTCCTGCTGTTGGCAGCCTTGTCGGCCAGTATCTTACCGACCAACAAGTTGCTGGTGCTGATCGCGGTGGTCGCGGCCGGCGTGGCGGCGCTGCTCTGGCGCTGGTTCATCCGCGTGCACACGCGGATGCAGGTGGCCCTGCTGGAAACCCTCGACAACCACAAGGAGTCGTCGGGGCATTGA
- a CDS encoding SMI1/KNR4 family protein translates to MEEIIEQLREANEPVPVPLELPDEDQLVEVEEELFINIPFVFKEFLLTVSDVVYGSLEPVTVTDPQSHTYLPDVAANAWDAGVPRDLIPICQDGDNYYCVEEDGTVVLWSGEEELITEESWESVWHWARDVWLES, encoded by the coding sequence GTGGAAGAAATCATCGAACAACTGCGCGAAGCCAACGAACCCGTACCGGTTCCACTGGAATTGCCTGACGAAGACCAACTGGTGGAAGTCGAAGAAGAACTCTTCATCAACATTCCGTTTGTCTTCAAAGAGTTTCTGCTGACCGTCAGCGACGTGGTTTACGGCAGTCTGGAGCCGGTGACTGTCACCGACCCGCAATCGCATACCTATCTGCCGGATGTGGCGGCGAACGCCTGGGACGCCGGCGTGCCGCGCGACCTGATCCCGATCTGCCAGGACGGCGACAACTACTACTGCGTCGAAGAAGACGGCACCGTGGTGCTGTGGTCCGGCGAAGAAGAGCTGATCACCGAAGAATCCTGGGAATCGGTGTGGCACTGGGCGCGGGACGTCTGGCTGGAAAGCTGA